The Nothobranchius furzeri strain GRZ-AD chromosome 17, NfurGRZ-RIMD1, whole genome shotgun sequence nucleotide sequence ggctctctggcgtccatgtctacgtctgcgtcatgaccgtcacgagtcacgaccaaaaacgtgctggagtcaagTCTTTTGTCAAGAGCAACCTGAAACAGCTTCTCACTTGTTCTGGTCATGTAAATTTACAAGTAAATTCTGGAAGGACTTCCACAAGTTTATTAATGACCCTGTTCTCCCTAACTTTCAACTATACTACAAAGATGTTATTTTTGGTTTTCATAATTTTAATAAGAAGGACAACAATGCTTTCTtctttgtaaatatgtttttatttttggctAAATTTCATATACACAAAAGCAAAGTCCTCGGCAGAAAACCTGAACTTCTTGTATCAAAAATGGAACTTGAACAATATATAAGGACGATCTCCTCATCAAAAAACACCAAGGCTCTTAAGTCTGTTAATATTTGCAACCATCTGAAACTGTTCGATTGACTTGACCTCTTCCAAacctttcttttatttatttatttttttttccttttttctccaTGTCTCCATTATTTCTGTTATTCTTCGTTGTAATACCACAATGGTGTACTTTATGTGTTTCATGTCTTACATTTGTATGTTCAAAATGTGCTAAATAAAgttatattgagaaaaaaaaaacgtgctggagtcgagactctccgagttctaccgaacaccaacgaaagccttggcggtagctctatcgcccatcatgcttctgaaacgttctgaaacaacgtcgacgctgattggatacattcccattcctaccctttgattttcttgtcagcaattggacagctggtctcgtcttgtttgggcgattgaaaaacagcacacagcctccaccgctcggcagagaccggcagagaccaacatagatatatctatatatatgtatatgatttatttttgttacaaaacacacaattaacttagaatatgtgattattgttaattttgtttatttatttttttaaataaaaattaaaaacagtggggaaactgggagggcggcgccctatcgccctctgctggccagccgccactggtgtcagtgtgtgtacgtgtgagtccttccctcagtctttaggtttagtttttgtgttttggTTTACCTGTCCTCCTTTGGTCctgttttccccatttagataaattattgttacctgtcttccctccagccctcaccccacacacctgctgccattttccctaatcactcctccctgtgtatttaagcctgtcttgtctctgtcttgtgtcggtccattgtatgtaattctgtcagtctcgtcttggATTACTAGTGTTCTTGGTCTTCTCATGTCTCGAGtgttttttggatctccagatcgctatctggacttttggattttggcttccagcctttggacttattttttgttctccttaaaataaaggatttttcttatTCATCATCTCTGTCTCGTGTCTGAGACTTTAAACaagtgagcatgggggcccacatggcttgtacctagggcccagaattcggtgctacgcccctgctacCTGCTCTCTCTGGAGGATGTGGCAGGGTGGGTAGCAGACCGGCTGCTGCCCTTCCTACGAAAGCAATGCACAGAAGTCTCAGCAGCTAGCAGCACGAATAACAGCGGTAAGCTCTAAAGGTGCTCATGTTGAGCTGCAGAGATCCAGGTTTAATTTGGAGATGGCACTAGAGCAAAGAAGTCCTTCTGTCACGTACACGATGGAGATGCTTTTAAAGAATCCCAAAGTCCAACATAGCTGCTTGTCTTTAATCATGGAGGATCATCAGAATGGATGGTGTATGAAGGTGATGTGATCGTTCGTGGTGCTGGAACTAGTTTCTCAGCAAGCCGATTAAATCAACGTTCCACCTTAGATCTTCATCCAGCTCAGAACCTGGATCAAGATGAAGCACGCTGTTATCTAGTTATCCTCAGTGTTTGGGATTCTTTTTGCAGAGTAAATTTAGACTCCTCATtgatttttctgctctgccacacacacacacacgcgtgcacacacacatacataccctAACCCTACACCCTCAAACACTCTTCACCACATTTACCTAACCAGCACTGAATGGTTACTGACATTAAacatctcctctgatgacgaccgtTCCTCTCAGGGCGTTTTTTTTCAGAAGTCGGCTCATCTCTAGACTCCGAGGTCATCGGCAACCTGGCTGAACTGGCGGCCGTTCTGCACGTCCTGGTTGTCGTCAAACACCGTCAAACACTGTAAGCTTTCATTCACAGCCTCAGCTTTTGTCTTCGGTTTTTAAAAGAATTTACACCTTTTGTTCCTCGGTGGGTCAGAGCAAAGGGGACTTGAAAAGGGCCGCCGTGTTCGTCCAGCAGCAGATTCAGTCACGCCGTTTCATCTGTGGGCGGCTGTGACATCCAGAGGTGAGTTCCAGATAATCGGATGTTTCAGGGCAGATGATCATAAATAAATCATCCGTCATTCTTTTATCCTGCAGGGTTTTTAATGCTTCTTCTGTGACAAATTTGAATGCAAATCTGTTAAAGAAAGAATAAGAAAAGGCATAACCataggtgccacccatgcataaacaagtacCCCcaactgggccaccccatttcaaAAAGCCTGGAGACGCCACTGACATAGAGCGAAATGTTCTGTCTGTATCAAATGACCTCCACAGTGTGCATATTGTGGTTATTTTTCTATATTTTGATcaatttgaaaataaaaatattatccCAAAACATTTCAGCTGTGTTAATAATATATTGGTTTTGGTTCGCATCACAATCAGAtaacaaaatgtatttttaaaaggCTTTCAAGATCCCCACTGCCTTCCAAACACTTTGATTAGGGAAAAGACTCTCGTGgcattttctgttgttttttttatttaagaccGTATTCAAGATTGTTTATGAAACCACTTCAAGTATTACTGAAGCATGAGTGTGCAGCATTAATAGGGAATAAATCACATAATCAGTCTTAGGCAACAAGGATTTATTAGTTTGCTTCAATCAATGTCACAACTGCAACAGCTGCAAGATCATAAAATGCTGTATGGTGTAACTGAAGGACAGAGGGTTGCTTCTGGAAGAGATCAAGGTTGCCAAAGTCTGAAGTTATAACAGGAAAGAGTCACAAGCTTAGTTGACGGGGTGAAAAGCACCCCTCTGATGCCACTGCATGTCTCTGACACGTCGAACTGACTGGATCTGGGGGATCTGGGCTCCAAACTCGTTGCTATCCTTATACTCCCCCTTTTCAAACAGGTACTGATAGCCTCTGTACCCTGGATACTGATAGCCCACCCAGCTGGGGCACAGAGATGGAAGGCACATGTTAAAGAGGAAGACTTGTAAGAGTTTTTTTCAGATCACATCTGCTGGGACTTACGTGCCACTCTGGACCCGAACAGAGGACACCTTCTCCTGGTAGCCATGAGCGTGAAAGCTGGGGACATCATCATCTATGATTTCTATCTTCTTCCCTGCAAAGCTAGGGTTTTCGTAAAGAACAATCTTGTGCTCCTGGCTGTCCTGAGGCAAATAAACAAAGCAGTAGAAGTAGTCAAGATGCTGATCAGTTTATGAGGAAaagtgattgggggggggggggggggttctcaccACTTTAATTGGGCGGAATGCAAAAATGGTGTCGCTCCGCCTGCTGTTGGTCCAGGAATCCCAGCGAGGATACTCCCCCTTCTCAAACACATACTGCTCCCCCTTGCAGTTGGCCTGCTCATATCCCACCCATCTGATAAAACAGACACGCATGGGCGCaattttccaaagtcaattttgtcccctgcacgttttaccatccaagaccaatattacactatattaaacagactggttgagcactaggaccaatagTTTAGCTAGAATCTGATGTAAATGAGCTTTATTGATcagatattaaaataaaaacgtgTGCAAAATGGTGATAATGAGTAGGAATGAAAATGACTAACGAGGTGAAAAACAAAGTTGAATTAAAAGTATTAATTTTTTGTTTTACTGCCACCTGTGAACttcacagttctgcattcctgacattgcaaaAAATGGCCTCTAGACTGTAGTCTTATACAtaattttgtatacttactgcAAAGACACCACACAGgaccccaccacccccacccctgccCCACCACCCACCCCTCggtcctcatgccggttgtgtccCACCCACTTCTAACGTTAAAACTACGGCCATGCAGACACGTGTTTGGTTCAGCAGTTGTATTTGGTTACCCTCAAAAGATTTAGCCTGTCAGTCACAAAAACACTCTTCTCTTTGTGGTTTAATGCTTTGCTTCTCTGTGACCCACACTCACGGTCCACACAGCACCAGTATGGAGCCCACTTTCTCCACGCCTGCTTCCTGGAGGTTGTTACAGGGACCAGTCAGCTCGTGGCAGCGTCCCTGGAAGTTTTCCTGCTCATAGATAACCAGCTGTGCAAAAATGGCAGAAAAAGGCAGGAATACACATAAACCTGTTCATGATCTCTAAGTTCAAATAACAAGGATGTGATTCAGATGTCTGGGATGTAAAAATAAGTCAAAACTGTGATGAATTTGGTTGCTGTTGTATTCCCTCCCACCTTAAATGCACTGCTGCCGGGCTGCTGCTGCTTGGATGCAGGACTCTGGTGATCTGTGGCCATAGTGAGTTGATTGATGAGGATGAAACTGGGAAAAAAAAGTACAGAAGTTCCTACTCAGTTCATTATCACTGATATTTTGATATTTAAAAATTCAAAACAGAATTCCCTCCTTTTAGGCTTCTTCAAGTCACAGAATACAATGTGTGATAAAATGTGTTAGATTATaatctaaaatgaaaaataaataggTCAACAAAAATAGCGTTAATCAAGTACAGCATGATGAACATCAGCCTCTTACCTGTCTGTGCCAGTGAGTTTGTGGTGACACAACGAGCTCAATTTATATCCAAAGCCCAGGGGTGGAAACTCTGCCAACAGTACCCGCAGGGTCCAAACCGGCCAGCAGATCGGCTCTCCATAGGCCCACTGAACTAAAAAGAGGGGACACCATGCAGCCCCCACCCACCCTTTCTAGGGATGTCACACTCCTGCAAAGttatttcattagttgtcagttttgTCCAGCCGGTCATTGTTCGATATCCACATGATTCAGCACAAACAGTGCCAAGAGTCCCACAGCTACAATGAGAGGGAGGCGGATAGAGTGAAGGACTGTTAGAGATGGGTTTTACCATACTGGTGAGGTTGGATGGAGGTGAAAACAATCTGAATATGGCTGAAACTTTGAACCGGGATTTGTTTTTATTACAGTTGTTGGAGACGTGATCTCTCCTCTTGACTTCCATCACAGCTCTGGCAGCAGCCTTCTGGGTCAGTTGGGGGCCTCTGAGAGAATTGTTCTAACTTATAGATCATAAAATAAATAGTAAACAAACCTGGAAGTAATGaatgttaaatggcctgtatttgatgtagtacCTTCTATAATTCTACCACCCCCAAAGGCACTTTactacacagtcattcacccacacagacacacataaatactggtggtgatgagctacagtgtagccacagctgccctggggtgaacTGACAGcagcgaggctgtcgagcactggtCCCTCCAACTACGTACTGCAACACCTGCACCAGATCGGGCTCCAACCTACAACCCCCTGGTTGTGGGGGCAGGAACTTTATCACTATACTTTATCACCGTTTCCCAATAAATGCATGCACTAGTGTTTCTGCATCACTCTGGGTCAGGATATTCCTGATTTGAAGAATATAAAGCAGAATAGAGAAGGAAGTCCTTGCTACATCATTCACTTGAAAGTCATTTACAGGATTTTTCCTCATGCAGCAAAGAACCGAATTTAACTGCTTTACCAACAACAAAATGCTGCAAACATTTggaaccataataataataataataactagaaaaattgcatttattgcacaaatcctgtttgaatgctggatagctgaaactgtaagctgaagctgctgaacagctgaactgaagctgaaattaagcaaaactgtcaaaatgagctgaatgttttgaaagatgtagaagcaaaaagcaccaacaagcaaataaagcacaaaaagtaagtgaagaataaagaaaaaataatgctaaatagcaaaaaaaaaaaaaaaaaaaaaaaaaaaacgtacatctgtgaacattgtataaaaatctggacagcttaaatgtctaaacacctgttatttcagttggacaagtttaacagtttaatctttacatttagctgaactgtgaaattagcagtttatgctaaatttggtaactgattgctgaagttgttgaatagctgaagtaagctgaaactaagctaaactgtcaaatgagctgaatgtagtgaaagatgtgaaagcaaaaagacccaagaagcaaaaaaagcacaaaaagtaagtgaagaatcaagaaaactaatcctaaatagcagaagactcaaatctgtgaacactgtttaaaaaaattggacagctaaaatgtctaaacacctgttaattcagtaggactagtttaacagtttaatttttacatttagctgaactgtggcattagcatcatatgctgaattcagaaactaattgctgaagctgaagctaagcaaaactgttaaaatgagctgaatgttttgaaagatttagaagcaaaaagcaccaaaatttaaataaagcacaaaaagtgaagaacggagaacacgatcctaaacagcagaaaactgaaatctgaacattatttaaaaatctggacagcaaaaatgtctaaacacttgttgtttgagtaggactagtttaacagtttaatttttatatttagttgaactgtgaaatgagtagcataagccgaattcagaaacggattgctgaagctgctgaatagctgaagtgaagctgaaactaagccaaactgtcaaaatgagctgaatgaatttaaagatttagaagcaaaaatcaccaaca carries:
- the crybb2 gene encoding beta-crystallin B2, coding for MATDHQSPASKQQQPGSSAFKLVIYEQENFQGRCHELTGPCNNLQEAGVEKVGSILVLCGPWVGYEQANCKGEQYVFEKGEYPRWDSWTNSRRSDTIFAFRPIKVDSQEHKIVLYENPSFAGKKIEIIDDDVPSFHAHGYQEKVSSVRVQSGTWVGYQYPGYRGYQYLFEKGEYKDSNEFGAQIPQIQSVRRVRDMQWHQRGAFHPVN